A part of Thermodesulfobium sp. 4217-1 genomic DNA contains:
- a CDS encoding UbiX family flavin prenyltransferase yields MKKIVLGITGASGMKYALRMIDVLKKDSDLCVVYTNAAALVLKDEEVIDIESIKERYQGVSFYDQGDFSCEYASGSQNLDAVVVCPCSAATLSSVANGLSSNLLERVCDVALKEGIKLVLVFRETPLNLIHIENMRKVAMAGGIILPACPGFYNSPKTIDDLVDFVVAKTLNRIGFENNLLRPWQGKK; encoded by the coding sequence TTGAAAAAAATTGTACTTGGTATTACTGGCGCAAGCGGTATGAAATATGCCCTCAGGATGATCGATGTTTTAAAAAAAGACTCAGATCTGTGTGTGGTATATACTAATGCAGCAGCTCTGGTTCTCAAAGATGAAGAAGTAATCGACATAGAATCGATAAAAGAAAGATATCAGGGCGTTAGCTTCTATGACCAAGGCGATTTTAGTTGCGAATATGCGTCTGGCTCTCAGAACCTGGATGCAGTAGTTGTCTGTCCCTGTTCTGCTGCTACTCTTTCGAGCGTGGCAAATGGATTATCTTCGAATCTTTTGGAGCGGGTTTGCGATGTAGCTCTTAAAGAGGGCATAAAATTGGTTTTGGTATTTAGAGAGACGCCTCTAAATTTGATTCACATTGAGAACATGAGAAAGGTCGCTATGGCTGGCGGTATTATCTTGCCTGCCTGTCCTGGTTTTTATAATAGCCCAAAGACGATAGATGATTTGGTGGATTTTGTAGTGGCAAAGACGTTAAACAGAATAGGGTTTGAAAATAATCTCTTAAGACCCTGGCAGGGCAAGAAGTAA
- the cobA gene encoding uroporphyrinogen-III C-methyltransferase, translating into MGKVYLVGSGPGNEGLFTIFGMNILKKAQVLVFDRLIPKELLAMVPENCEQIYVGKESSKHAMKQDDINKLLADRASEDKLVVRLKGGDPFLFGRGGEEALYLKERDIEFELVPGISAALAVPLYAGIPVTHRKVASSYAIFTGHEDPTKEDSTIDWEGSLGADTLVFFMGVERLDKIVEKIIAVRKDKEIPCALIQNGTLPTQKVVVGNLSNIVSLAEENSVKPPALFVVGNVVSLREDLMWFEKKPLFGKRVVVTRSRMKASLLSERLKENGAEVFEIPVIKCVQIADQKEFKFVFENLCEYEYIVFSSSTGVKIFFENLFKAGYDSRCIKSKIAVIGDGTSDELLKYGVVADILPEKFVAESLLDSFEKTNEAKKILIPRAKEGRDELVRGLLEKGYVVDDFHIYSVQPEQISKQDIEMAFQDGKEVFLTFASSKTAEYFYESLGEHRDLVLKVAKVVSIGPITSEKARGLGFNVVAQAAEYNINGLVSALIGCEKGNS; encoded by the coding sequence ATGGGCAAAGTTTATTTGGTAGGTTCTGGTCCTGGAAATGAAGGGCTCTTTACTATATTCGGAATGAATATCCTGAAAAAGGCTCAAGTTCTGGTCTTTGATAGGCTTATCCCAAAAGAGCTTTTGGCAATGGTTCCAGAAAATTGCGAGCAAATCTATGTGGGAAAAGAATCAAGTAAACACGCAATGAAGCAAGACGATATAAATAAATTGCTTGCTGATAGGGCGTCTGAAGATAAACTGGTAGTTAGACTAAAGGGCGGAGATCCATTTTTGTTTGGTAGGGGCGGAGAGGAGGCTCTTTACCTTAAAGAAAGGGATATAGAGTTTGAATTGGTTCCTGGGATTAGCGCAGCTTTAGCGGTGCCTCTTTATGCAGGAATACCTGTTACCCACAGAAAGGTAGCTTCATCTTATGCTATATTTACCGGGCACGAGGACCCCACGAAAGAAGACTCTACCATTGATTGGGAGGGCTCTCTTGGGGCAGATACCCTTGTCTTCTTTATGGGGGTAGAAAGGCTTGATAAGATAGTAGAAAAGATAATTGCTGTTAGGAAAGATAAAGAAATCCCGTGCGCGCTCATTCAAAACGGAACCCTTCCCACTCAGAAGGTGGTAGTGGGGAATCTATCAAATATAGTAAGCCTTGCTGAAGAAAACTCAGTCAAGCCTCCGGCCTTGTTTGTAGTAGGCAATGTGGTGAGCCTGAGAGAGGATCTGATGTGGTTTGAGAAAAAGCCCTTGTTTGGCAAAAGGGTTGTGGTAACCAGATCCAGGATGAAGGCGAGCCTCTTAAGCGAGAGACTAAAGGAAAATGGCGCAGAGGTTTTTGAGATACCGGTAATAAAGTGCGTCCAGATAGCAGATCAAAAAGAATTTAAATTTGTTTTTGAGAATTTGTGCGAATATGAATATATAGTTTTTAGCTCGTCAACAGGAGTAAAAATCTTCTTTGAGAACTTGTTTAAGGCTGGATATGATAGCAGATGTATAAAATCAAAAATTGCTGTGATTGGCGATGGCACAAGCGATGAGCTTTTAAAATATGGCGTGGTGGCAGATATCTTGCCTGAAAAGTTTGTGGCAGAAAGCTTGTTAGACAGTTTTGAGAAAACTAATGAAGCCAAGAAGATTCTGATACCGAGGGCTAAAGAGGGTAGAGATGAACTGGTAAGAGGCTTACTGGAGAAGGGCTATGTGGTGGATGACTTTCACATATATTCGGTACAGCCTGAGCAAATTTCAAAGCAGGATATCGAAATGGCTTTTCAGGATGGGAAAGAAGTTTTCTTGACCTTCGCGAGCTCTAAGACAGCTGAGTATTTCTATGAATCCTTAGGAGAACACAGGGATCTGGTGCTAAAAGTTGCTAAAGTCGTATCTATTGGGCCGATTACCTCAGAGAAAGCAAGGGGTTTGGGATTCAATGTGGTAGCTCAGGCAGCAGAGTACAATATAAATGGTCTGGTAAGCGCCCTGATAGGTTGCGAAAAGGGCAATAGTTAA
- a CDS encoding SemiSWEET transporter: protein MLDTYLGLFAGLLTTSSLVPQVIKAWKTRSTKDISLVMLLMMWIGVFCWVIYGFYIFQMPIVFWNFISFILLSILLYFKRTSKNSC from the coding sequence ATGCTTGATACTTATCTTGGATTGTTTGCTGGGCTACTTACCACGAGCTCTCTTGTGCCTCAGGTAATAAAGGCATGGAAGACGCGCTCAACAAAGGATATATCCCTCGTAATGCTTCTTATGATGTGGATAGGAGTCTTTTGCTGGGTTATATATGGCTTTTATATATTTCAAATGCCTATAGTGTTCTGGAATTTCATAAGCTTTATCTTGCTCTCAATACTGCTATATTTTAAAAGAACATCAAAAAATTCCTGTTAA
- a CDS encoding Bax inhibitor-1/YccA family protein, with protein MYRSYNDELTGTTAATDVSGFFRGVFTWMFLGLLFTGVISYAIASNVSILQLILGNPILFYGIIGLQFIAVITLSAAITKLPAEVAEFIFILYSALTGVTFSTLFVAYTSDSIASTFLVTAISFGVMALMGYTTKADLTKMGTFMMAGLIAIIVGFVVNIFLHSSALMLLLSVVGVIVFLGLTAYDMQKLKKIYLAGAFDERKETVLGALTLYLDFINLFLMLLNVMGNRRD; from the coding sequence GTGTATAGGTCATATAATGATGAGTTAACTGGAACTACAGCCGCTACTGACGTATCTGGCTTTTTTAGGGGAGTCTTCACGTGGATGTTTCTTGGGCTCCTGTTCACTGGAGTGATTTCTTACGCAATAGCGTCTAATGTTTCAATTTTGCAGCTTATTTTGGGCAATCCTATCTTGTTTTATGGGATAATCGGCCTGCAATTTATTGCAGTTATAACCCTATCTGCTGCTATTACAAAGCTACCTGCTGAGGTCGCAGAGTTTATTTTTATATTATATTCTGCCCTGACAGGAGTAACTTTTTCTACGCTATTCGTAGCTTATACATCTGATTCTATAGCGTCCACATTTCTCGTTACCGCTATATCTTTTGGCGTAATGGCTTTAATGGGATACACCACAAAGGCAGACCTGACTAAGATGGGGACATTTATGATGGCAGGTCTTATTGCAATAATAGTAGGCTTTGTAGTAAATATTTTCTTGCACAGTAGCGCTCTAATGCTTCTTTTATCTGTGGTAGGCGTGATTGTGTTCCTGGGCCTTACTGCTTATGACATGCAAAAGCTAAAGAAGATATATCTAGCAGGCGCATTTGATGAAAGAAAGGAAACAGTTTTGGGCGCTCTCACTCTGTATCTGGATTTCATAAACCTATTTCTTATGCTACTAAATGTAATGGGGAACAGAAGAGACTAA